The genomic stretch GCCGAATGGGCGATGCACGCGGTGATCGGCCCGGCCGATCGGGACAGGAGCTACGTGCCGCCCCTGACGGGGCGCCACCTGCTGGGCACCGACATCATGGGGCGCGACGTCCTGTTCAAGGCCGTGCGCGGGGTGCGCACGGCGCTGATCCTCGGCGGGCTCACGGCCCTGATCGCCATCCCCCTCGGCCTGTTCTTCGGTGTGCTGGCGGGCTACTTCGGCAGGTGGGTGGACGACCTGATCGTCTACGTCTACTCCACGCTGGCGTGCATCCCGGGCATCCTGCTGCTGATCGCGCTGATGCTGGTCATGGGCAAGGGGCTGGTGCAGCTCTGCATCGCCATGGGCGTGACGAGTTGGGTGGGGCTGTGCCGGCTCGTCCGAGGAGAGACGATGAAGCTGCGGGAGGCCGACTACGTGCTGGCCGCCCGGGCCGTGGGTGCGTCGGCTCCGCGCATCATCGTGCGCCACATCGTGCCCAACGTGCTCCACATCGTGGTGATTACGTTCACCCTGGGGTTCAGCGGCATCGTCATGTCGGAGGCCGTGCTGAGCTACATCGGGATCGGTGTGGAGGCGACGACCGTGTCGTGGGGGACGATGATTGCGGAGGCACGGATGGAGGTCTCGCGCGAACCCAGCGTCTGGTGGCATCTGGCGGGCGGCGCCGGGGCGCTGTTCGTCCTGGTCCTGGCTCTGAACGTGTTCGGCGACGCCCTGCGCGACGCCCTGGATCCCAAGCTCAGGACGCAGTGAGATGAGCGCAACCGAGCGGCCGACAGTCCTGGAGGTGAGCGACCTGCGGACGGAGTTCCGCACCGAGAACGGCATCGCCAGGGCCGTCGATGGCGTCAGCTTCCGGATCGGCCGCGGCGAGACGTTCTGCCTGGTCGGCGAGAGCGGCTGCGGAAAGTCCGTCACCGCGCTGTCCATCCTGCGGCTTGTGCCGTCCCCGCCGGGCAGGATCACCTCGGGCCGGGTGCTCTTCGGCGGGCGCGATCTGCGCGGCCTGTCCGAGCGCCGGATGCGCCGCGTGCGCGGGGCGGGCATCGGCATGATCTTCCAGGAGCCGATGACGGCGTTGAACCCCGTGTTCACCGTCGGCAACCAGGTCGCCGAGGCCGTGCGCGCCCATGCCGACGTGAGCCGCAGCGAGGCCCGCCGCCGCGCGCTGGACCTGATGGAGCGCGTCTACATCCGCGACGCGGCCCGCCGCTACGACGACTACCCCCACCAGATGTCCGGGGGGATGCTCCAGCGCGTGATGATCGCCATGGCGCTGGTGGGCAGGCCGGACCTGCTGATCGCCGACGAACCCACCACGGCGCTCGACGTGACCGTGCAGGCGCGCATCCTGGACCTGCTGCGCGAACTGCGCGACGAGATGGGCATGGCCGTGCTGCTGATCACACACGACATGGGCGTGGTCGCGGAGGTTGCCGACACGGTGGCCGTCATGTACGCCGGGCGGATTGTGGAGACGGCCGACGTCCGCAGCGTGTTCCGCACCCCCCGGCATCCCTACCTGGTGAGCCTGCTGCGTTCGCTGCCCCGGCGCGGAGGGCGCGGCGGACGGCTGGCCGTGATCCCGGGGCACGTGCCGGACCCGCGCCGGTTCCCGCCGGGGTGCCGCTTCCATCCGCGCTGTTTCATGGCGGCTCCCGCGTGCGCGGACAGCGAGCCGGAACTGCGCGGCGTCGGCAGGGGGCACCGGGCCGCCTGCCTGCGGCTGCCGGGCTACTGGGCCGACGGGGCACCGCCCGACCCCGCGCTGATCGCCACCGACGCCGAGAGGATGGGCCATGCCTGAAAGTGATGTCCTCCTGAGCGTGTGCGATCTGAAGAAGCACTTCCCCGTGCGCGGGGGGCTGCTGGGGCGGACCGTCGGCCACGTGCGCGCGGTGGACGGCGTGTCGTTCCAGGTCCGGCGCGGCCGCACGCTGGGCCTGGTGGGCGAGAGCGGCTGCGGAAAGACGACCACGGGGCGCACGCTCCTGCGGCTGCTGGAGCCGACCGCGGGCAAGGTGGTCTTCGACGGCCTCCCGGTCCACTCCGCCTCCGGCCGGCGCCTGCGCGCCCTGCGGCGCCGGATGCAGATCATCTTCCAGGACCCGTACAGCTCCCTGGACCCGCGCATGACCGTGCAGGCGATCGTCGGCGAGCCGCTGGCCGTGCACGGCATCGCCACGGGCTCGGCCCGCGGCAGGAAGGTGGAGGAACTGCTCGAGCGCGTCGGCCTCTCGGCCGCCCACGTGAACCACTACCCGCACGAGTTCTCGGGCGGCCAGCGCCAGCGCATCGGCATCGCCAGAGCCCTGGCGCTCGACCCCGACTTCATCGTGTGCGACGAACCGGTCTCCGCACTGGATGTGTCCATCCAGGCGCAGATCATCAACCTGCTCGAGGACCTCCAGCAGGAGAGGGGGCTCTCCTACCTGTTCATCGCGCACGACCTGGCGGTGGTGGAGCACATCTCGGACGACGTGGCGGTGATGTACATGGGGACGATCCTCGAGACGGCCCCCCGCGACGTGCTGTACGACGAGGCGCTGCACCCCTATACCCGGCTTCTGCTTTCGGCGATCCCGCGGCCCGATCCGGATGCCCGCCGCGAGGCCCGGCCGCCGGAGGATCCGGCCCTGGAGACGCCCGAGGGGGGATGTCCGTTCCGGCCGCGCTGTCCGCTGGCCACAGAGGAATGCGCAGCGGCGATGCCGGCGCTGCGCGAGGTCGCCCCCGGGCATTTCGTGCGTTGCGTGCGGTGCGGGGACGCCCCGAGAGCCTGAGCGCGGCCACGGGGGCGTGCCGTTCCGCCGGAAAGGGCGCATGGGACGCGCAACGGTGCGGGGGCCGGATCGTCAGGGGATCCGTGAACGGTTGCGTCGGCCGGGGCCTCTCAGCCGCCCGTGGCTTCCAGGGCGAGCCCGAGGCGCTGAACCTCCGTGAGCCAGCGGTCCAGCCGCGCCTGGCGCATGTCCAGCAGGCTGATGTTCTTCAGGGCGACCGGGATGCCGCTGATGCGCGAGAGGACCTCGCCCATGTCCCCGGCGACGGCGGGCGTCTCCTCGCGGTAGGCCCGGTCAAACAGGGGGCTCAGGAACATCATGCCGACCTCGCGGCCGGTGTCGTGGCGGATCTGCGCCTGGATGATGCGCAGTTGTGCGGTCTTGTCGAGGGGGGCCGTGACCTCGGCCAGGGTCGCCACCGCGTCCTGGATGATGCGTTTGCGCTCCAGCGGGTCGTTGAGCATCGTGCGCGCCTTCGGGGACACGGTGGCGGGCACGGCGTCGGGGTCGGAGAGCTGGCTCAGCAGGGCGGCACGGAAGAAGCGGACCGGCTCGGCCGCCTCGTCGGTGGGCGCCTCCACATAGTGCTGCAGGGCGCCTTCGAGGCCGCTGAGGGCGTAGTCGACGTGG from Candidatus Brocadiaceae bacterium encodes the following:
- a CDS encoding ABC transporter ATP-binding protein, yielding MSATERPTVLEVSDLRTEFRTENGIARAVDGVSFRIGRGETFCLVGESGCGKSVTALSILRLVPSPPGRITSGRVLFGGRDLRGLSERRMRRVRGAGIGMIFQEPMTALNPVFTVGNQVAEAVRAHADVSRSEARRRALDLMERVYIRDAARRYDDYPHQMSGGMLQRVMIAMALVGRPDLLIADEPTTALDVTVQARILDLLRELRDEMGMAVLLITHDMGVVAEVADTVAVMYAGRIVETADVRSVFRTPRHPYLVSLLRSLPRRGGRGGRLAVIPGHVPDPRRFPPGCRFHPRCFMAAPACADSEPELRGVGRGHRAACLRLPGYWADGAPPDPALIATDAERMGHA
- a CDS encoding ABC transporter permease; amino-acid sequence: MSTETRNDVPAARSLYAEAWRTLRRRRVAMICLGVIAAYVFIGLLDMVPVKRESAPGGRMVSLAEWAMHAVIGPADRDRSYVPPLTGRHLLGTDIMGRDVLFKAVRGVRTALILGGLTALIAIPLGLFFGVLAGYFGRWVDDLIVYVYSTLACIPGILLLIALMLVMGKGLVQLCIAMGVTSWVGLCRLVRGETMKLREADYVLAARAVGASAPRIIVRHIVPNVLHIVVITFTLGFSGIVMSEAVLSYIGIGVEATTVSWGTMIAEARMEVSREPSVWWHLAGGAGALFVLVLALNVFGDALRDALDPKLRTQ
- a CDS encoding ABC transporter ATP-binding protein; translation: MPESDVLLSVCDLKKHFPVRGGLLGRTVGHVRAVDGVSFQVRRGRTLGLVGESGCGKTTTGRTLLRLLEPTAGKVVFDGLPVHSASGRRLRALRRRMQIIFQDPYSSLDPRMTVQAIVGEPLAVHGIATGSARGRKVEELLERVGLSAAHVNHYPHEFSGGQRQRIGIARALALDPDFIVCDEPVSALDVSIQAQIINLLEDLQQERGLSYLFIAHDLAVVEHISDDVAVMYMGTILETAPRDVLYDEALHPYTRLLLSAIPRPDPDARREARPPEDPALETPEGGCPFRPRCPLATEECAAAMPALREVAPGHFVRCVRCGDAPRA